In the Helianthus annuus cultivar XRQ/B chromosome 11, HanXRQr2.0-SUNRISE, whole genome shotgun sequence genome, one interval contains:
- the LOC110889234 gene encoding cytosolic sulfotransferase 17-like — protein MSIAIGLEDDAEYKKICENHKHLIETLPKCNGWRTLHLHNYNGYWLSTKILKSNLLIHAYFKSQPTDIFLASFMKSGTTWLKALVFSTLNRDRYTFSNHHLHNHSPHSIIPVIDAESYHITDFTNLSAPRLFSTHYPLPLLPACMSCAKLVYVCRDPKDVLVSKWLFMSKLRSKDLPPLSFDEAFELFCVGASEYGPFWEHVLSYWRASLENPDKILFLKYEEMKKEPEMVVRKLAAFLGKAVTVEEEEKGVVREIVKLCSFENLSNLEVNKTGVEKFGKVLDVEKRDFFRKGVIGDWKNYLSDEMKERIDGITDEKFKGSGLTFTTV, from the coding sequence ATGTCTATTGCAATAGGATTAGAAGATGATGCAGAGTACAAAAAGATCTGTGAGAACCACAAACACTTGATAGAAACACTACCCAAATGCAATGGATGGAGGACACTACACCTTCATAACTACAATGGCTACTGGTTAAGCACCAAGATCCTAAAATCCAACCTACTTATACATGCCTATTTCAAGTCACAACCCACTGACATCTTCTTGGCCTCCTTCATGAAGTCTGGCACCACCTGGCTTAAAGCTCTAGTGTTCTCTACCCTTAACCGCGACCGCTACACATTCTCAAACCACCATTTGCACAATCACAGTCCACATAGCATCATTCCGGTTATCGACGCTGAATCCTACCATATCACTGACTTCACCAACCTCTCAGCTCCTCGACTCTTCTCTACGCATTATCCTCTCCCTTTGTTACCAGCTTGTATGAGTTGTGCAAAGCTAGTCTACGTTTGTAGGGACCCGAAAGACGTATTGGTTTCCAAGTGGCTTTTCATGAGCAAACTTAGATCCAAAGATCTACCTCCCCTTTCGTTTGATGAAGCGTTTGAGCTATTCTGCGTTGGGGCGTCAGAGTATGGGCCATTCTGGGAACATGTTTTGTCGTATTGGAGAGCTAGCTTGGAAAATCCGGACAAGATTTTGTTCTTGAAATACGAGGAGATGAAGAAAGAGCCGGAGATGGTGGTGAGGAAGTTGGCCGCTTTCCTAGGGAAGGCGGTAACGGTGGAGGAAGAGGAGAAAGGGGTGGTGAGGGAGATAGTTAAGTTGTGTAGCTTTGAGAATTTGAGTAATCTAGAGGTGAACAAGACGGGTGTCGAAAAGTTTGGCAAGGTGTTGGATGTGGAGAAGCGAGATTTCTTCAGAAAAGGAGTGATTGGAGATTGGAAAAACTATTTGAGCGATGAGATGAAAGAACGTATTGATGGAATCACTGATGAGAAGTTTAAGGGTTCAGGTTTGACCTTTACAACTGTTTGA
- the LOC110889235 gene encoding uncharacterized protein LOC110889235, whose amino-acid sequence MLALADLQGNYNMSSQISFHSIKKPSDFTFCDIPKRKYHKEQDENENHENPLGFSPLLWSKNPPSNCTGSSSATNTMAKGRKELMEMINDLPESCLELSLKDMVAEDADDSGYAIEDKVDVKPKVKGKKKGAKRRPISRSVSLDTGVFLLKMFVPSSFGSKKQRVSRSNSIDGLNKHDVDVKQWKTRFIQNKNNISSRSYNNDRCCNTATKNRYEEGSLKPGCWFKLTNQKWCIFF is encoded by the exons ATGCTTGCCTTGGCTGATCTGCAAGGTAACTATAACATGTCATCTCAAATAAGCTTCCATTCCATCAAAAAGCCATCAGATTTCACATTTTGTGACATCCCAAAAAGAAAATATCATAAAGAACAAGATGAAAATGAAAACCATGAAAACCCTTTAGGGTTTTCACCACTACTTTGGTCCAAAAACCCTCCTTCAAACTGCACAGGTTCATCATCTGCCACAAATACCATGGCTAAAGGAAGGAAAGAGCTAATGGAAATGATCAACGACTTGCCCGAATCATGTTTGGAGTTGTCACTAAAAGATATGGTTGCAGAAGACGCCGATGATTCAGGGTATGCGATAGAAGATAAGGTTGATGTGAAGCCCAAGGTGAAGGGAAAGAAGAAAGGTGCAAAAAGAAGACCGATTTCGAGGAGTGTGAGTCTTGACACCGGAGTTTTTCTTCTCAAGATGTTTGTCCCAAGCTCTTTTGGCTCGAAAAAACAAAGGGTTTCTCGAAGTAACTCAATAGATGGTTTGAATAAACACGACGTTGATGTGAAACAATGGAAGACTCGGTTTATCCAAAACAAAAATAACATCAGTAGCAGATCATATAACAATGATAGATGTTGTAATACTGCCACTAAAAACAG GTATGAAGAAGGGAGTTTGAAGCCTGGATGTTGGTTTAAATTAACAAACCAAAAATGGTGCATCTTCTTCTGA
- the LOC118479280 gene encoding uncharacterized protein LOC118479280, with amino-acid sequence MAKGRKELMEMINDLPESCYELSLKDMVAEDTEDSGYAIEDKVDVKSKVKGKKKGAKRRPISRSVSLDTGVFLLKMFVPSSFGSKKQRVSRSTSIDGLNKHDIDVKQWKTWYEEGTLKPGCWFKLTNQKWCIFF; translated from the exons ATGGCTAAAGGAAGGAAAGAGCTAATGGAAATGATCAACGACTTGCCCGAATCATGTTACGAGTTGTCACTAAAAGATATGGTTGCAGAAGACACCGAAGATTCAGGGTATGCGATAGAAGATAAGGTTGATGTCAAGTCCAAGGTGAAGGGAAAGAAGAAAGGTGCAAAAAGAAGACCGATTTCGAGGAGTGTGAGTCTTGACACCGGAGTTTTTCTTCTCAAGATGTTTGTCCCAAGCTCTTTTGGCTCGAAAAAACAAAGGGTTTCTCGAAGTACTTCAATCGATGGTTTGAATAAACACGACATTGATGTGAAACAATGGAAGACTTG GTATGAAGAAGGGACTTTGAAGCCTGGATGTTGGTTTAAATTAACAAACCAAAAATGGTGCATCTTCTTCTGA